In the genome of Caenorhabditis elegans chromosome IV, the window CAAACGGAACTGTGCAATTTCCGGCTCCAAATCCATGTCCGATCATTGCGAGTTTTTACAAGAATCGGAATATGCTACAAGAGTATTAATTTAATATCTAATGCCTctaatttcttattttaatttcagctatATGATTTCAAAATCGCTGGAAATCGCTATAGTTTCTCAAATGTCAAATGGAAATCTTGATGCTGCTCTAGATTTGGCAATTGATGCGAAAGAGTTCATCGAACAAATGTCAGATGATGATAAGCGATATTATGAAAGTCTGGAAATCCATGAACGAAAATTCACATCGATTTGGGTTTTTACGAGGTGTTGTGGACATGCTTCTAGCATTCTTGAACGGCAAAAGAAATATGGAATGGCTGTGGAATGGCAGAAAGATCTTCTGATTACGAATAGTAAGGacatttgagtttttgaaaaatccatgTTTCTTTTTAGAAGATATCCAATCATACTGTATCGATTCACGTGGAATCTGGTGGGATCGAATGTTGCTCAATTTAGATTCACATTTAAAGGTTAGTCATTAAGTGCTTTTTGGATGAATAACCATAATGATTCaggagaaaaaagaatgtgcaaaaatgattcaaattGCTCTCCAAGATCCTTCGATTCTTGAAAAAGAGCTCCTAATGATTCAAGATCGAGctctaaaattgaaagaaatgcCTGCTGATTTTGTAACACCTATCAATATTGGAAATCCGGAAAAGAAGACAATTACAGCGAATGTTATAACGAAAAGCTTAGGTGACGGGAGAATCAATCGATTTATGATAAGAGATCATGAAACTGATGATGACGTGGAATGTTCTGTAGAAGAAGTTACTCGAAGACATTATCTTGAAAATGAAGGATTTTCTACAGGTAAGTGAactgaaattgagaattttaattttaaaccgggggcagatagctcagtcggtagtggtggccgctagcagtctggaggtcacgagttcaagtccggcctcaccccctaggttcacccagcctctattgggaagtggagcaatccacgactggattatcggccacagtccccggctaggacgtggcttaaattacagcccagagggatcaccaccaggcagtgtacctgaatcccagatccgcagtgcatagcacttgaagaacggatcgtcctttaatcctttaatcctttaaaacTTTTAGGTGTTCATGATGAAGGTTCCACGTGGCATACTCTGTTCGGACTTTTCTTTTATGACGTCATCTTCGCAACGGATGAATCAGTTGAATCCACGTGGCTCAGTGAGCTGCAAGATTGTCCGTCTGATCTCAGTAATACTCTGTATTCGAAACGAAAAGAAAAGTTCGAGGACCGATTTGTGTGGTTAGAAGAGGCTGAACAGGAGcttattgaagaaaatattcGAAAGATATGGGATCTGAAGCACAACGAAACGAATCGTGAATGTTCGTGGAAGCAGTTTCCAATGGGTGCTGAAGATTGCGTGGTGGGTTATTCGCATTACatgaaaaacttaattttttttttaatttcagagctTTTTCCAATGTATTCCTCGCCCCGCATTGATATTGATTCTTCGTCGTCTTGCTGAAAACTATCGAAATTCGAGGTCTGGATTTCCTGATTTGACGCTTTGGAATCCTGAAACCAAAAGAGTTGCGGTAGTTGAAGTTAAAGGACCAGGCGACCGTCTCTCAACAAAACAACGTTTATGGCTTGCAATTTTTGCTGATAGTGGAATTCGAGCAGAAGTCTGTCATGTTGCTGCACAAAACTCTAGACTACTGGTATaaatatttacttttaaaTATCATTCTATGTGATTCGTTAATTCTGTTTAATAGGTACATAaagtttcgtttttcttttattataATCATCATTTTACTCTTAATATCCGAGGAAAATGGAGAGGGggccaaaaaatgcattttgtttttcttaagGCGAGCTGTACGCAGATGGAAGTGATTGTTGTTGGGAGCACATGAAGCAACGGGAAATGTATGAaatactggaaaatttgagccaaaaaaggagaagaaaatATTGGGAAAACTAATTGCAAACGGGTGGATGTGTATAGACTTTGTACAGACTAGTAGAGAGCTCAgataatttggattttttggaaaagcgTAGAAATCAGATTGGGTGCATGGGTTACAAGTAAAGCGAAAATGTGGAAATAGATATATAGAAACATGATTGATGTGTGAGTTAACGAATGATGATCTATCCGAATGAATCAACTGAATCTATCTAACTGGACATTGTTCGTTCAGACGAGCAAATGCCATTTCAGAGATACCATAATAATGGACAAATGCAGCAATAACGACGCAGGTGTGGAATAGCTGATGAGATTGgaactgaaatattaaaagttaaaattaagattaattttttgaaaccgtACCCAAATATCACATTTTCCTGGGAAAAATCGTTCTGGAGTTCGTGTGGCATAGAGCCCAGCTCCAAGTAAGTAGAGGAATGCCATCAGAAGTAACCAATGGAATGAATTATCCGCAAATAGAGAGTGAACTCCGTCGGTTATTATATAGTGAATAGTTGGGATGACAcctataaaaaaaaattgaaattaataattagagcatttaaacattttatcagtttcatACCACTACATCCCATTCCAACAAAGACAGCTGCTCTGATCGGTCGGAATCTTGATTCACTGAACTTATCCCACAACGAGACGACTATAGCTCCGATTCCAAGTACAGAAACCATTGCAATATAGGTAATCTTTGGTTCTCTCCGACAATAAAATCCATAATAGATCCATGGAATGAATGATCCAATAATGAGTAAAGAGATTCCCATGTAATCAagtttacaaaatattttcacgaCATTTACAGAATGACACGAGAGAGTGTGGAATGCGAACGAGAGTCCAAGACATAGAACGGCACCAGCGAAGAAGAATGAGAAGACTACCtgcaaaattattatatttatttagAGATTTcctgttttgaaatttaatcaTATAAACTTTTATTCCGCATGTCAAGTTGATATCATTTCCtaatcaaattaaaactttcagttattgaaaaacaattttattgtcGGAATTTATTGACTATTTAAGATTAATTTGTGATTTCAGAACAAACATGTTTGTTTCGTTACATTTGATATTACACAGATGCAAAATTTCGCGCTTTTGTCTCACAAACAACCGAAAATTTAACTTCAAAATGGTCTCTAAAGGAGTTCTGTTTTTCTTTCGacattttataagttttttattgtttccacatttttgtctaattatttggtgaaaattcaaactttttcaatgaaaaatattaaaaattaaaggaaaATTCACAGAATTTCTTGAAAGCGAAAACGAAAGAAgcttttgttttggaaaaaaaacattaaaaaactcgaaaaataactttttttttgtaggttTCAGaggttattttgaaaaccttagattttttaaattttaatcatgCTTAAGaactataattttaatttcgaaattttgcaaatggaTGATAAAAATACGCGATTTTTTAagacaatctattttttaaataattttttacttacTTTTTCCTGGAATTGAATATGATTATCCGGTCTTGTCAAAAACCAACAAGCGAGAAAAAAGAAGGCAACGCATCCAATAAGATGTGTCCAAATGTTACCAGTTTCCGTGTGCAGTGACCAAATACTCTTGAAACATTCCGAAAAAGATGGTAGAGGTGGACGATGACCGTGTCtataattatttgatttttttattattttaaaaaaatacaattctaCCTCAAAAATTCGTTATCCTGCAGCCATTCTGGtaaatgttcatattttaatACTTTCCAACGGGCTTCGTAAGTTTTTGTCACAATTCCAGTTTGTTCGGATCGATCTTCTTTGACGTCAACTTCCagttcatcttcatcatctttcCGTTTATCCGGAGTTCCTTGCAGGTTTATTTCACGCCATTGCCCTCCCTTTTTACGacgatatctgaaaaattatgcgaatttttaaaataaaaaatttctttcaagCATTTGTCTAACCTAAGAATCGTATGTTTTGGCATTGCCTCATCATCACTTCCAGCTCGAATTCTTCCAGCAAATGACGTGGCACGTGATCGATGTCCTTCTTGTTGTGGAAGAAGCTCTGAATCAGAGCAAAAATCAGCGTCTTCATCGTCTGAATTTGTTGGGGAAACGACCGTTGTTTTGCGGGAGTAGAACACTTCGATTTTGTCGCCAGTTTTTCTTGCTTCCggatttttcacctaaaatttcagtattaTAATTAGAAttgtataataatttttaggttttttgatCTCTGCTCAACTTTCTTTTGTTCAAGTTTCCATTTAGTCTGATCGTTCTATTCCCGACGACAATCACGCGAATGGACTGATAGATAACCGCATGTTCTCTTATCACACATTCTCTCATTGTATCATTTGTGTCGCTAGTTAGGTTTATCACTGGAAAAGGTTTGAATTTACATCGCAATCGCGCCAGTCAAAAAAACGACAGTTTTCAACGAAAAGGGGCGAGAAATCTTGCACGTTTCGTCAGATGATGATGAATTGATatataatttagaaaaaatatgaacgttttttaattttaacatcaatattatttttcttcttcaatccTACCTGTACAGTTGTGCTGTCCTCGACAACCAATTCGCCTGAATCAGCGTCATTGAGGTAGTGCCCAAGGGCTCGATTGACCTCATCTGGATTCATTCTTTGCCTGAAATATGAACTTTGTCTTcatgtttgcaaaaaaatgaaaagaaaagatgatAGAATACATTGTAGTGATCATGAGCAACACACGAATCGCATagcaaagaagaagaaaccagcattattcaaataaaaaaagttgcgATAAGAgacaaaatgaaattgagaataaaggagaggttttttttgataaatcgcACTTTCTGTCTCGCCATTCGACTGCCCACGTGACGAGAAAGCACGTGGAAAAATAGAGGAACCACAATAAATGAGACCTAGAGATGATAGGGAAATACCTCTATTTAATACATACATTATGTATTGCCTTTGtggtttaaaattatttaaaaaacttactttatTGATTTCAGTTAGTTTCGAGAAATAACGAATTTTCCGAGAAGTTTCCGAGAAGAAATGACACAATTTCGCAACAAATTCCATAAATGGCTCATTCTGTGAAAGCTCGCCCTATTGTTAATGAGGTGGGTTTTAAAAGAgagggaatttcaaaaaatgttttttggagggattttctttgattttctatgAAGAAAACACGCTGGAAAGAgctagaaaactgaaaatgaacaAGAAAAAGTGCACAGGAGGCGGCAATTGTCTATCGGGGAAGGGTGGGAGGCCAAATGTCCAGTctatctctctttttttgttttattctcTGCGTCTTGGCAACTTTGCGTCAAAGGTTGTTTTTTCAGACACATGTGTTCAAATATAAATGACAATTGATGACGGAGTGAGAGGAATCACCAAAGAAAATGAATATAAAAGTCCAATATATCTCATCAGActacaataatatttttaaaattatttagaaatttgtttGTGTCTAATCGcgcaaaaaactgaaaactgagCCTCCAAAAggttaaaaaatcagaaaaaaaatcagagagaACAAAACATTTCCTACTGTAACTTCAAAGGCACatactttgaatattttttgcaaagcgCGGCAAGACCCTGCATAATTGGACTATTCTTGAAGTTTGCAAAACAGAAACAGATCTTTTCAAAGCACATTATTCTGCTTTCTCTGTAGAATTTAGCTGTCATTTGTGATAAACGACTAGAATATATTGTATTGTTACTTATAGAGGTTATCATGGCCTATCAAGGTGCAAAGTACCAAAAAATGGATTCAAAGTTGaagttttgtttgttttcctgttcattttgtagtttttggtCAACGAACGCTTTGTTTTGCATCAACAATGTAATTCTTTGTTCCGGACCACTAGAATCTTCTCGAGCAGTTTCCAGATAGGTTGCTCGCTCACACATATTTTAACTAGTAGAGTGTGCAGAGAAAGAAAGAGGAGTAGGCCTATTTAGCCATGGCATCCCACCGCCGTTCTGGCCGAGTGGTCTAAGGCGCTGCGTTCAGGTCGCAGTCCTCTCAGGAGGGCGCAGGTTCGAACCCTGCGGACGGCAAATCTTTTTTAATCTGTTTAATTtaatcagtttgaaaaatatatcaagTTTCAAGTAGATTCAGCCGAATGttgtgtgattttttgaaacccatatttttaaaatttgttcttcTTTTACATTTATCATATGCCATCcttgaaaaaaacagaaagtaAACATAGTGATATTCACACAAAAGCGAACGCACCTTTGACATTCTTACTTTTTTCATCTTGTCAATTTTGTCCAACACCTTATCATAATCATTTGCATGTATCTGTTTGCCTATCATATCACTGTTTTTCCCAGAGACTCTACGTTCTGCTATTGATTGTTTTTAACTAATATGAATTATCAAATAtatcattttttagttttatgtTTTGTATTTATTACGAAACATTCAAATGCTATAAACCTATGTGAAGAATCTTACaaaccaatttttagtttCCGAATTATCGGTGGAAATAGTATTGATGAGTgagttggaatttttaaagtgaaaaaagttaaaaaaaaaacaacattcaGTGGGGCAAATTGGATGGCCAAATTAGTTTCCTATGGAGATAATGGACAGGGAATCTTATGTGGAGCAACTGTTATCGATGACTTTTGGCTCGTTACAGCGGCTCATTGTGCATTgtaaggtttttttaaaattaatgctGTTCATGTAAATTTTATACAGGGATTTGCatcaaatttgccgaatttgcagtTTGCCGAGCtgggcaaattttgaaatttgcccaAACCTAATGGTTTCGAtctgaaactttattttttgaaataacagcATTGTGATTCATGTTTTATTCAAGAAATCCCCACGCGCATTAGGCAAAAATCGAACGAGACCCAGTGAACTTAGTTTTTATCCATtaattttgacacttttttagcttgaaaaatattgcgaTTTACCGAGTATGACCACGACACGgcaaatttgttgaatttgcCGGACACCCCTGATTTTatagcaaaattgaaaaaaaaacatttaaagcTGCACgagagaaattaaaatttttaaaaaatttactgtttcaccgAAGTTAGTTAATCGTTTGAAAGAATGCTAGCAGTattaaataatatattttattttaaaggcATTTCTGACAATTTCTCAATTACAGGCAACTTCAAACTCGATCATTTGTTTATGTAAGAGAACCCAAAAACAACAGGGAACGGTCATTTTCAGTGAAAGAAGCATATATTCATAGTGGATACAATAATCAAACTGCTGATAATGATATCGCTTTGTTGagagttagttttttttcaaattaaaaaaaaagttgtaaccTGTTGAGTGGTATTAGAAAATTGTTGactttgcaaactttttggaacttttaaaaccacacttttggaaaatttaaacgGTTGTGATGAGAGacatttttccatgaaaagtGAAGATTTCgcaataaaaaatgtggtggatttaaaaatctacaaaacgAACACTCCTGTTCAAAACTAGAcatatcaataattttcagaaacatttcaaaaacttatttcgaattttaaaccCGCAAACTAGTCTCTACAAATTTTCATCATCcgctctgaaattgaattttacttttttccagatatccTCAGATCTGTCAAAACTCGGAATAAAGCCTGTTTGCCTCGTTCATGATGACTCTAAACTTCTGAAACAGTACAAAAATGGAGTTGTCATTGGTTACGGGTTAACTTTGGGAGAAGGTGAGTTGCATACTTTCTAGtattgcttaaaaatttttgtaaattttttaggatGAGAACCAATAAAATTAATACTCAGAAATCCAGCAATTAGTGCCTCTATAGAGATTTTAACCACAAAATAACTAAAAGaaacttaacattttttagaaacccAATAAACCACTTTGAACGTCGTCAACAAAACGAAAGCCAATTCTAATAATTCTTAAATGGTTACtacaattatttaattttaagattccTCTGGTGAACCAAAGCTTATCAATAGCCAAACCCTTCAAAGTACTTCTGTTCCAATTATTTCTGATGATGATTGCGTAAAAACGTGGAGATTTTTGTCATTGTTATCCGTGAAAATTACCGGATATCAAATATGCGCTGGAGCATATCTTCATGGAACGGCACcggtaaacatttttattattattttaaattgatacTATTGTTGTGGAAGTATTAAAACTGGTAAATTCAATGTATTATACATGCAGCTGAAATAGTTTCATTAACAGAGAAGTTgtagaaaataattataactCCGTTGAAACAGTGTTcaatataaaacatttaatctttgaataatgcaaaaaattatttcagggTGACTCTGGCGGTCCTTTATTAATTCATAAAAGTAATGGAGAATATGTACAAATTGGAATTACAAGTTATGGAGCTGATGGGTTAGATGGAGTTATTGATCAAGGGAAGTTTCCAGGTAAGTATATAAGAAATTGtactcaaaaagtttaaaggttcaaatacatgttttaaaaagatatatatatatatatttcaattCCCACCAACATCAAAACTTTCGAATTGCACAAACTCCATTCACATCtgtcaattcaaaaatcacacatagcttcgagttttttttcgggatCCTATGAAAACACACATTCTCTTTATTATCTTTTCTAGCATAgttaattccattttttccaatttttataatttttccctTGAATTTTTCGTTGCAAAAGCaagttaaaaagttttatatttaCACAATGCGTTGTATTTGGAATAGATTTCCATACAAAATATTGGGTAAACATTGAAATCTGATGATAGTGCCATGCGTAGAACTCTTACTGTTGAAAATCGACCACATTTGTTAGTGAAATTTTCGCCCAAACAATTTTACTGGGCTTGcgatcaacaaaaaaagcgtTAAGACTTTGTTGccaaaaactaaaagaaaaaattggaaaatttgttcTTTGCAAGTTGTAAAAATaacttaatttaaaatattgctTTCAGGTCCTAtcattttgttggtttttttaaatgattttttaaattttcaaatgagtataactctgaaacctgaatttttggcaagaaaATGTTGTCTATTGGATAAAGTATTTTTCATggcaataatttcaaaaattatagcaCCCGACATCTCGCGAGTACATTTTGATGGAATTTCTTACATCTTGAAACATGGCGGTCAAATGTTTTCCATCTAGTTTTTTAGCTCAAGTATAATGTTAATATGTATAATTGCTACATTAGTTTCAGAAAGTCCAAagagaattaatttttggaaaaacttcaaattgaaattgttttgaaacattgaaaaatatgcaaGACTATTTCCGTCGATTAGTCAGTTTAGGTGTAAGACATAATCAATTTCTCTTAAAACCCTAAATTTATCCAgtcatttcttttgaaaatattgtaaaagAATCTCTCACTAACAATGTGCTGAAGTTAGTCCTGGCTGTCATCTTGGTTTTGCGAACCCCTCATTGTCTTCTCAATTATTTCGGAGAGCTCGTACTTGGTACATTATTTTTAGAAGGATGCACCCTAAATAACAACACGAACCCTTACAGCTTGTACTaaggttttcaaaaaccaaacgTTTCggatttttagtttcaaaacaataGTAGAGTTTTCATATTgctcaaaaacacaaaaatcaagttttcgtAGATCATGTGAGAATCtagaattcaacaaaaaaagacaatAGAAGTGCGAAGAAACTAGAAACCTTTATAAATCttttaacttttataaatatttcaacttttccttTCTCAgctcctttttcatttttttaaaaaatattttcaggtgtcTACACAAGAATTTCCAAGTATGTTCCATGGATTCAAGGTGTAATTGGAAAAACATCAATGAGAAGTAGTGTCACTTCATCATCtccaatttatttcaattttcttccaattttctcaatcATTTTAACAGTTTTGTGGTGAAAAAGGTGAAATCATCGCGGGTTTATGTTGCATTTTACAACTATTTGTACCCATAAAGTTGATCAACTTCAAATAACCTTTTAACCTTGAGTTTgaggaaatttccaattgagACACGTGAAACAGTTGCAGAATAATTTTCCGCATATTGTAAAGTCGTCACACGTGGATAATTGTGTTGTCTATTTTTATCCTTTGAGagtatttcttattttctctGTGGTAGTTCCCAAGTTTCTCGGGTTTCAGTACATTTCCGAGAGCCagttcttcgaaaaatttgaccATAGGATTTCGAAGAAACGGAGCAAAGTaacaagtgagtttttaagaTTTAATGCTAAAACTATGACTTTATTTGgaacatttattttccatGTTAACCTTAACGTTTGCGTTTTGTAGAATTTATTCAAACTGAATTATTTGTAATAGGTTATTTACCAAGTGTAATAGGTTATTTACCAAGTAAAGAATGTTGATATTTCCTAGTTGAATTTAAATGttcaaatcagaaattttacgcaaaattaaaataaaatttggaatataatattttttctgtttcaattatGTGCCAAATGCTAGAAGTTTATAATTGAGATGCTTCTCGCAGGTCTTTGAAAATACCtttccttcaaatttttttgcgttcATCAGAGCAAAATACTAATAATCAGGAATACAAAAAAAGCTGTCCATATAATCCAAGAAGTCTCTAGATTCCGCCCACAAAACTTGTCAAAACTCTATTTGCACACTTTCACCTCCTATATTGATACCGCCCGCACCTTGTCCCCtcactttttttccgatttatCCATCTGTCGGATACTCtgtattttcaatgttttatcaGTACAACTTGAGGAGGTCACTACTTGACTTTTAACAAGATCTTTTACATAGTTACCAATCCATACGTTTTTACTTTTGATTTGGGCACGTTTTATGTTTCgacttttaattttgaatcaattttgtattctcaaaaacaagtttgtttctaaaaaatgaccAAACAGAAAAAGGTCTCTATacgattgaaaaatttcacaaacaaCAAAGATCCCTTTCGTCTGAAAACGATACGGTCGTGTCAAGACCCGGCACTGTATTCTGGAGTTGTTTAAAGGCTCGTCCTACTTCTGTTTAGGTCCCCCACGATCTCAACCGTTTTTGCCGTTGATAACACGAATTGCTCAGagttaacaaaatatttaaaatatccCACATTTTGTTACATCGTATGAAACGATTCATTCCTTAGACTtttcaattgtatttttcatcaagaccaacattttttctgcCGATCATGGGGGTATAGCTCAGTAGTAGAGCGCTCCCTTAGCATGGGAGAGGGCTGGGGTTCAATTCCCCATACCTCCAGaacgttttggaaaaatttggtatttcCCATAGCATCCATAAtaagatttttccaattttttaatgccaCATGATTTGGTTATTCTAAGAACTTCCTTCTATACGTACGTCTCAGAGTAATACATCAAGTGTTCGACCTTTAGTAAATAAAACTAATCTTTTGTGGAAACACAAAGCGGGTTAGAAGTTTTGATTGCTAAATCAGTCATCgggcaaaaaagtttaagatGATCAATTGGCAGTTCTTATCGAGCATTTCAACGGTTCAATATTTTAGAGTAAAACTACTTTCTAGTAGgcacaataaaaaaattttgtagaaaaagtttactgtttcatgtttttgttaaattttgcagGTCCCTCTTGTTATATTATCTATAACATTCTCCGTGTACGttcaattgtttgaattttttcagaaatgacaATATCTTATTCTggtaacttttttcgattaCTTCTCCGATGGAAAGGTTGGTTTCTAAATtggaatttgttcaaaatttcaaaattccaggtTCAATTTGGAGATCCGTTTGGCGAGAACTTTTCTTGTTCCTCTTCCTATTTTACTTTATCCGATTCTCAGcaccacatttttttaattacacgGATCCAACAGACTCAAAAGGTTATCGGTATGTTAGGGAACTTGagaattgagtttttgatttaatttatttcaggaaaatattcaaagtgaTGTGTAATGAGTTTCACGAGTATACCAAAATGATTCCATTGACTTTTCTATTGGgattttatgtttcaaatgtAGTTTCAAGGTTAGTTTGAAGTAGAGACATTTCACAcggtaaaaacaaaaaaccgcAATAATGAGTTCTTGAAAATTACTGTGCTCTTCAAAAGAGCACATcgttttgcatttaacaatatcttatcgtgtcgagaccgggctccgtattttttggaaataatttcgCATCTCGGTTTTATGTGAAACCCACTatcataaattattttttccacagcgaacatattttaaaattctactGTTTCACCGTGCTCGTAAAGACAAACGAGTATTTATGGTTTTCAATTCAAGGTTTATCAATATTTCAGATGGTGGCGTCAATTCGAAACCTTACGCTGGCCTGAAGATTTTCTATCAATTCTGTGTCTTCTGCTCCCTTCAAAAGAATCTCGCCCAGCCCGTCATCAAATTGCTCGTTACCTTAACCTTACTTCGGCATTGGCATGGTGGGTATTTAATGAttataagttaaaaaaaatatttttttcaggcgtGACGTATCAACAAAAATTCGTCTTCGTTTTCCAAGTCTTCGGAATATCATCGATGCAGGTTTATTGACGGAGAAAGAATATGAGAAGTTGCAAGATATAAATGTAAGTAAGGCTGTCATATTAATGTTGCCAGTTTATgtgacttttaaaaatttatgtgaaactgtaaaaatttttttataatcttTTGAGTAaagattttctaaaactcaatttttttaggaacCATCTCCTGGAATTCGATGGCTGACACCTCTTCATTGGGTTCAACAACTGATTGATGCGGAAATTACAGCTGGAAGAGGATCAGTCAATTATGTATCAGTGGCTACGAACGAATTGAAGGCATACAGAATATCATTTAGAAGACTTTATTGTCATGATTGGGTCTGTGTTCCATTGGTTTATACTCAGgtatgaatttattttttaaactcatttaaatcaaatttatatttatgtaTGAGCGTTCGAACAAATATTATAAactattatgaaattttttttttaaatatccaTTTTCCATGATGAATAAACCAATTGATAATGCAccacaaaatatttcagaaattcacttcctaaaaagaggaaaaaataaagtatgaAAACTTTGTCTGATAAAAACTGCTGTTGTTtcataaaagttattttttttaaagtaaaaaaaaacatttctttcaGGTAGCCGCTCTTGCCACATATTCCTATTTCTTCTTCTGCTTATTCGGTCGTCAAGATCTGAATCATGATGATTTCTATTCTCTTGAT includes:
- the paqr-1 gene encoding Progestin and adipoQ receptor-like protein 1 (Confirmed by transcript evidence) — protein: MNPDEVNRALGHYLNDADSGELVVEDSTTVQVKNPEARKTGDKIEVFYSRKTTVVSPTNSDDEDADFCSDSELLPQQEGHRSRATSFAGRIRAGSDDEAMPKHTILRYRRKKGGQWREINLQGTPDKRKDDEDELEVDVKEDRSEQTGIVTKTYEARWKVLKYEHLPEWLQDNEFLRHGHRPPLPSFSECFKSIWSLHTETGNIWTHLIGCVAFFFLACWFLTRPDNHIQFQEKVVFSFFFAGAVLCLGLSFAFHTLSCHSVNVVKIFCKLDYMGISLLIIGSFIPWIYYGFYCRREPKITYIAMVSVLGIGAIVVSLWDKFSESRFRPIRAAVFVGMGCSGVIPTIHYIITDGVHSLFADNSFHWLLLMAFLYLLGAGLYATRTPERFFPGKCDIWFQSHQLFHTCVVIAAFVHYYGISEMAFARLNEQCPVR
- the paqr-1 gene encoding Progestin and adipoQ receptor-like protein 1 (Confirmed by transcript evidence), translating into MNPDEVNRALGHYLNDADSGELVVEDSTTVQVKNPEARKTGDKIEVFYSRKTTVVSPTNSDDEDADFCSDSELLPQQEGHRSRATSFAGRIRAGSDDEAMPKHTILRYRRKKGGQWREINLQGTPDKRKDDEDELEVDVKEDRSEQTGIVTKTYEARWKVLKYEHLPEWLQDNEFLRHGHRPPLPSFSECFKSIWSLHTETGNIWTHLIGCVAFFFLACWFLTRPDNHIQFQEKVVFSFFFAGAVLCLGLSFAFHTLSCHSVNVVKIFCKLDYMGISLLIIGSFIPWIYYGFYCRREPKITYIAMVSVLGIGAIVVSLWDKFSESRFRPIRAAVFVGMGCSGMKLIKCVIPTIHYIITDGVHSLFADNSFHWLLLMAFLYLLGAGLYATRTPERFFPGKCDIWFQSHQLFHTCVVIAAFVHYYGISEMAFARLNEQCPVR
- the paqr-1 gene encoding Adiponectin receptor protein 1 (Confirmed by transcript evidence), producing MPKHTILRYRRKKGGQWREINLQGTPDKRKDDEDELEVDVKEDRSEQTGIVTKTYEARWKVLKYEHLPEWLQDNEFLRHGHRPPLPSFSECFKSIWSLHTETGNIWTHLIGCVAFFFLACWFLTRPDNHIQFQEKVVFSFFFAGAVLCLGLSFAFHTLSCHSVNVVKIFCKLDYMGISLLIIGSFIPWIYYGFYCRREPKITYIAMVSVLGIGAIVVSLWDKFSESRFRPIRAAVFVGMGCSGVIPTIHYIITDGVHSLFADNSFHWLLLMAFLYLLGAGLYATRTPERFFPGKCDIWFQSHQLFHTCVVIAAFVHYYGISEMAFARLNEQCPVR
- the try-3 gene encoding Peptidase S1 domain-containing protein (Confirmed by transcript evidence); its protein translation is MNYQIYHFLVLCFVFITKHSNAINLCEESYKPIFSFRIIGGNSIDDGANWMAKLVSYGDNGQGILCGATVIDDFWLVTAAHCALQLQTRSFVYVREPKNNRERSFSVKEAYIHSGYNNQTADNDIALLRISSDLSKLGIKPVCLVHDDSKLLKQYKNGVVIGYGLTLGEDSSGEPKLINSQTLQSTSVPIISDDDCVKTWRFLSLLSVKITGYQICAGAYLHGTAPGDSGGPLLIHKSNGEYVQIGITSYGADGLDGVIDQGKFPGVYTRISKYVPWIQGVIGKTSMRSSVTSSSPIYFNFLPIFSIILTVLW
- the try-3 gene encoding Peptidase S1 domain-containing protein (Confirmed by transcript evidence) translates to MAKLVSYGDNGQGILCGATVIDDFWLVTAAHCALQLQTRSFVYVREPKNNRERSFSVKEAYIHSGYNNQTADNDIALLRISSDLSKLGIKPVCLVHDDSKLLKQYKNGVVIGYGLTLGEDSSGEPKLINSQTLQSTSVPIISDDDCVKTWRFLSLLSVKITGYQICAGAYLHGTAPGDSGGPLLIHKSNGEYVQIGITSYGADGLDGVIDQGKFPGVYTRISKYVPWIQGVIGKTSMRSSVTSSSPIYFNFLPIFSIILTVLW